One Glycine max cultivar Williams 82 chromosome 3, Glycine_max_v4.0, whole genome shotgun sequence DNA window includes the following coding sequences:
- the LOC100782228 gene encoding dephospho-CoA kinase, which yields MRIVGLTGGIASGKSTVSNLFKSHDVPVVDADIVAREVLRKGSGGWKKVVAAFGDEILLENGEVNRPSLGQIVFSDPDKRQFLNRLLAPYISRGIFWDILKLWMKGYKVIVLDVPLLFEAKMDRFTKPVIVVWVDPETQIQRLLARDKSGEEDARNRINAQMSLDVKRGKANIVIDNTGSLDDLNQQFQKVLVEVTRPLTWTEFSCSRQGVFTILASVASGLVLFVKAFNNHSRTS from the exons ATGAGGATCGTTGGACTTACGGGTGGAATAGCGTCTGGGAAGAGCACCGTTTCCAATCTGTTCAAGTCGCATGATGTTCCCGTTGTAGATGCTGACATTGTAGCTCGC GAGGTGTTAAGGAAAGGGAGTGGTGGATGGAAGAAAGTCGTTGCGGCTTTTGGTGACGAAATTCTTCTCGAAAATGGAGAAGTCAATAGACCTAGTCTTGGCCAAATTGTTTTCTCGGATCCGGATAAGCGTCAATTTCTCAACCG ATTGCTGGCTCCTTACATATCACGTGGAATATTTTGGGACATTTTGAAGCTATGGATGAAGGGTTATAAGGTCATTGTTCTTGACGTGCCTTTGTTATTTGAGGCTAAGATGGACAGGTTCACCAAGCCTGTTATTGTTGTATGGGTTGATCCTGAGACGCAGATTCAGCGGCTCTTGGCGAGAGACAAGTCCGGTGAGGAGGATGCTCGGAATAGGATTAATGCTCAGATGTCACTGGATGTTAAAAGGGGTAAAGCTAATATAGTTATAGATAACACTGGTTCATTGGATGACTTGAATCAGCAGTTCCAGAAAGTTCTTGTTGAGGTCACAAGGCCATTGACTTGGACTGAGTTTTCGTGCTCCAGGCAGGGAGTCTTCACCATTCTTGCTTCTGTTGCCTCAGGTCTTGTTTTGTTTGTGAAGGCATTCAACAACCATTCCCGCACTTCATAG